One Palaemon carinicauda isolate YSFRI2023 unplaced genomic scaffold, ASM3689809v2 scaffold661, whole genome shotgun sequence DNA window includes the following coding sequences:
- the LOC137637328 gene encoding uncharacterized protein: protein MADELDYELFIDLVEERVCIWDLSNDDYKDKQKRAKAWAEIGELMSENFKDQSEKEKNEICRNLQAKWKSIRDRYARTRKECPSGSGKKAKKSYVYEERLSFLSKIYESRATSSSLIQERSEIDPTNEACNIQAYVPKEGNARPKKNKRDLVEDKLIGFIDASKNKSSNDFVKFCESLYPNMTDFTEAEIFEVKSDILYSIRKIKERKMRERDIASRQSTASGHITMCASQNLIPCNIVQTTQSQTVQATTHTVAPGPASPVDSFLSESSEFMDVMHYQNL, encoded by the exons ATGGCTGACGAACTAGATTACGAATTGTTTATTGATTTAGTAGAAGAGAGAGTCTGTATCTGGGATCTGAGTAATGATGATTATAAGGACAAACAAAAGAGGGCAAAAGCATGGGCGGAAATTGGAGAACTAATGTCAGAAAATTTCAAGGACCAAAgtgagaaggaaaaaaatgaaatat gcCGAAACCTTCAAGCTAAATGGAAATCCATCAGGGATAGATACGCCAGGACCAGAAAAGAGTGTCCCTCTGGGTCAGGGAAGAAAGCCAAAAAGTCTTATGTATATGAAGAGAGGTTATCTTTTCTATCCAAAATTTATGAAAGTAGGGCAACATCTAGCTCCTTAATCCAGGAAAGGTCAGAAATAGATCCAACTAACGAAGCCTGCAACATCCAAGCTTATGTACCAAAAGAAGGCAATGCTAGGcccaagaaaaataaaagagatctAGTCGAAGATAAACTTATAGGTTTCATAGATGCCAGCAAGAACAAATCTAGtaatgattttgtaaaattttgtGAGTCTCTCTACCCCAATATGACTGATTTCACTGAGGCAGAGATTTTTGAAGTAAAATCAGACATACTGTATTCCATTCGAAAAATCAAAGAGAGAAAAATGCGCGAACGTGACATAGCAAGTCGTCAATCAACTGCTTCAGGACACATTACGATGTGTGCATCACAAAACTTGATCCCTTGCAATATTGTACAAACTACTCAATCACAAACAGTGCAAGCTACTACTCATACTGTGGCGCCGGGACCAGCGTCACCTGTTGATTCATTTCTTTCTGAATCCTCAGAATTTATGGATGTCATGCACTACCAGAATCTctag